Proteins encoded in a region of the Nocardia asteroides genome:
- a CDS encoding MarR family transcriptional regulator: MTDHLTLDKQLCFPLYAASRAMTAVYRPKLERLGLTYPQYLVMLALWERDERSVGDVCHALDLDSGTLSPLLKRLEAAGLVERRRSAADERRVDIRLTERGRVLRTEAGDIPAQMAEASGLSMDDVVALRDILHRLTDALKSQVNEGD; this comes from the coding sequence ATGACCGATCACCTCACCCTCGACAAGCAGCTGTGCTTCCCGCTCTACGCGGCGTCCCGGGCGATGACGGCGGTCTACCGCCCGAAGCTGGAACGGCTCGGGCTCACCTATCCGCAGTACCTGGTGATGCTGGCGCTGTGGGAACGCGACGAACGCAGCGTCGGCGATGTCTGCCACGCGCTCGACCTGGATTCCGGCACGCTCTCCCCGCTGCTCAAGCGGCTGGAGGCGGCGGGACTGGTCGAGCGGCGGCGGTCGGCCGCCGACGAGCGACGCGTCGACATCCGGCTCACCGAGCGCGGGCGCGTGCTGCGGACCGAGGCGGGCGACATCCCGGCCCAGATGGCCGAGGCCAGTGGCCTGTCGATGGACGACGTCGTCGCGTTGCGCGACATCCTGCACCGACTGACCGACGCGCTGAAGTCACAAGTGAACGAAGGAGACTAG
- a CDS encoding organic hydroperoxide resistance protein, translating into MQILYTAEALANGDGRNGHARSTDGKIDVGLSAPKEMGGSGEGTNPEQLFAAGYAACFHSALRLVGKQAQANIDDSAVGAKVGIGTNGAGGFGLAVTLEVSLPHLSREDAQALADKAHQVCPYSNATRGNIDVQVLVADD; encoded by the coding sequence ATGCAGATCCTCTACACCGCCGAGGCCCTGGCCAACGGGGACGGCCGCAACGGCCACGCACGCAGCACCGACGGCAAGATCGATGTCGGCCTGTCGGCTCCCAAGGAAATGGGCGGCAGCGGCGAGGGCACCAACCCCGAGCAGCTGTTCGCGGCGGGCTACGCGGCGTGCTTCCATTCCGCGCTGCGCCTGGTCGGCAAGCAGGCGCAGGCGAACATCGATGACTCGGCGGTCGGCGCGAAGGTCGGCATCGGCACGAACGGCGCCGGCGGCTTCGGCTTGGCGGTTACGCTGGAGGTCTCGCTCCCCCATCTGTCCCGGGAGGACGCGCAGGCGCTCGCCGACAAGGCACACCAGGTGTGCCCGTATTCCAACGCGACCCGCGGCAACATCGACGTCCAGGTCCTTGTCGCCGACGACTGA
- a CDS encoding zinc-binding dehydrogenase, producing MRAVVIERFGEPKDVLTTAERPVPEPGPGEVRLALILSPIHNHDLAIVRGVYGYRPELPAVPGSEAVARVDAVGPGVTHMSVGRRVTVSGAQNVWAEYFVVPARQVVPLPDTVPDETAAQLLAMPLSALMLIEDLGLRSGEWLAINAANGAVGRLVNVFARQRGLRVLNLVRGPGSAAALRELGYEPVLDTESEGWRDQVEAATSGAPILRAVDQVGGRAAADEVALLAPGGQLISFGALSGQPLALDPGRLIFGQTVVKGFWGAKRIEEVDPEHRGQLISELVDLAARGVLRLDVEGAYPLEAAADAAIATETPGRAAKIALRAQPA from the coding sequence ATGCGTGCCGTAGTCATCGAACGATTCGGCGAACCGAAGGACGTGCTGACCACCGCCGAACGCCCGGTACCCGAACCCGGGCCTGGCGAGGTGCGGCTCGCGCTGATCCTGTCGCCGATCCACAATCACGACCTGGCCATCGTGCGCGGCGTGTACGGCTACCGGCCCGAGTTGCCCGCCGTCCCGGGCAGCGAGGCGGTCGCGCGCGTCGACGCGGTGGGCCCCGGGGTCACCCACATGTCGGTCGGCCGGCGGGTGACGGTCTCCGGTGCGCAGAACGTGTGGGCCGAGTACTTCGTCGTCCCGGCTCGTCAGGTCGTTCCACTGCCGGACACGGTGCCCGACGAGACCGCGGCGCAGCTGCTGGCCATGCCGCTGAGCGCGCTGATGCTGATCGAGGATCTCGGTCTGCGTTCCGGCGAGTGGCTGGCGATCAATGCCGCCAATGGCGCGGTCGGCAGGCTCGTCAACGTCTTCGCGCGGCAACGCGGTCTGCGCGTCTTGAATCTGGTTCGCGGCCCAGGCTCGGCCGCGGCGCTGCGTGAACTCGGCTACGAGCCGGTGCTCGACACCGAGAGCGAGGGCTGGCGCGACCAAGTGGAAGCGGCGACGTCGGGCGCTCCGATCCTCCGGGCGGTCGATCAGGTGGGCGGGCGCGCGGCTGCCGATGAAGTGGCGTTGCTCGCACCCGGCGGCCAGCTGATCTCCTTCGGCGCGCTGTCGGGTCAGCCGCTCGCACTCGATCCGGGCCGTCTCATCTTCGGTCAGACCGTGGTCAAGGGCTTCTGGGGCGCCAAGCGGATCGAGGAGGTCGACCCCGAGCACCGCGGACAGCTCATCAGCGAATTGGTCGACCTCGCGGCCCGCGGCGTGCTGCGGCTGGACGTCGAAGGCGCGTATCCGCTGGAGGCCGCGGCGGACGCCGCGATCGCCACCGAGACGCCGGGCCGCGCCGCCAAGATCGCGCTGCGCGCTCAGCCCGCCTGA